The following nucleotide sequence is from Mesotoga infera.
TCTTCAGCACTAGAGTTCCTGAGGATCCGAAGTAAGCTATCGATATGTAGTCAGTTCTTCCGCCAACAGCATCTTTCGAATTTCCACCGGTATCAATACCGACTATCAGGAAAGTCTCTCCTGCAAGATCTCTCCCCAACATGGAACTATATGCTTCCCTGAACATAAGGAAGATCAGGAAAAAGAAAAGGATGACCTGAAAGATCGCCAGGACAACCAAAGAGAGATGAACAGATTTCATCAGTTTGAAAGTGCTCTCTTAACGCTATCCAGAGAATCAGGTCTGAGATAGAGCCGGCTTACGCTCTCTTCTCCAACCCCGATGGAGATCTTCATAGGGAACTGAGTCGACGTCTCCAGTTGATAGGCCATCCTCGATGAGTTCCCTAGTCTTTCGAGAAGCACAGCAACTGCCCTGGGAGTCAAGGTAGAAGAACCATCGTACTCCTTGAAGATCTCGGCATAGCCGGAAATCTTCCAGTAATCCAGTATTTTGAAGCCCCTCAGTGCTATGACATCTACTAGCTGAACGGGATTTGAAGCACCAACACCAAGTTTGGAGGTAAGCGTATCGATAAGATCGGGAGAGAGGTTTGCAAAATACGAGAAATCGCTTTTAATGCCAAGCCAATTATGGATTAGCCCTACGGCTTCCGCTCCCATCTGGGGATCAAGAACCTGTTTAGAATTTTCGATAGTAGCATAAACAGGAAAAGTCACTACGGACGTTCTGCCTCCTGTAGAAGTTCTCAAGTAATAGTAGAGAGAATCGTCACCCTCTTGCCAGTAGAAAAGATAGTCGACATTTCCCGCCTTCATTTCATTACTGTTTTTCACACCGTTGACTGTGAAATATACGTACCCTGCGCCGGCTGCAACGACTACTATAACAACTATAATCAGCCACAACAACTTTGGACCACGTCGTCTCTTTGGCTTAATTAGAGACATGATTGGCACCTCCAAGGATTTCATTCCACGTCCATACAGTCTCGGGAAGCAATAGACTGCCCGTTTTAATGGCCCATGCTATCTTCAATCTTATCACGTCAGCAAACGATTTTTCTAGATCAAGCTCAGCCGCTTTCCGAATCTGAAGGGCTTCTGGAAAGGATCTACCTTCCTCGCCTACATCCGAAACCATGAGTATTTTTCCAAGAAGAGTCATACCCGGGATTCCGCTTACATGCCAGTACAAAGCCTGAAAAACATCTTCTTCCACACCGTGTTCTTCCCTCAGATAGGAGGCTGCAATTTTACCATGAAGAAGAACAGGAGCAATTCTCTCGATCTCCGTGGTCTCTATTCCGAAGAAGATCGACAAGCGTATAAGCTCGTCTTCATCATAATCTCGAAAGATATCGTGTGAAACAGCAACTAAACCAGCCTTTGAAGAGTCAACACCGTAAATTCTGCTCAGCTTCCTTGCGAGTCTTTCTACTCCTAAAACATGTTTCAGTCTCTCTTCGGAACACATTCTTCTTGCTCTTTCTCTGACAACTTCAATTAGCGTATCGTATTCTATATTCAATCTCTACCTCCGCTGTCTCACCTGGTTTGACTGAGATTTCGGCAGACCAAATCCCCGATTCCTTAACGTACTCGAATTCGTCTGCGAAATTTGTGAGAAGCTGATCAGCGTTTTGACCAAGATAATCCTCGATTTTTACATCTACTGTTTCCCCTGAAAGGTTTCTCAAGAAATACGTATTCTTGTAGTATCTGTAACTGGAATCAACTTTCGTTGTCACTGAGCTACTTCTACCAGTGATTTCGATCGATCTAGCGATGCTTTGCAGAGTGATGCTTTCCCCTGCGGCTATGTTGCCTATTCCAGCAGATCCAAGATATACAGAATTATTCCAGATCTCTACGTTTCCAGATGGGAGATCAATCGGGACTTCGTCCAAGGATATATCTATATCGACTCCGGTGAAACCACTTCCCCCCCTGTTGGCCCTGAACACGAATCTCTTCTTTCCGGCAAACACCTCGGAGAGGAAGGCAATATGGTTGGTTCCACGTTTCAAAGGGACGGAAATCTCGTAGAGCCTCGTTTCCGAATCGGCAGTTGAAGGCGATACTGAGTACGATTCATTGGCAGTCTTGGTTGCCATATCCCTTACCGCATAACCGTAGTTTGGATTAGAAGAAACCAGCGTCACATGACCCTCAGTGTCGAACTCCAAATAAACGACCATAAGACCGGTTATAGAGAAATCTTCAAGTGACAGGGAGTACTTCACGGTCCAGCTGTTGTTTCTCATTTGGTAAGCGAAAGATGAACTCCCATTGAAATTGCCGGGAGCGGTCAGAAGAAACTGACCATTTGGACTGAATTCTCCGGTGAAAACAGGAGAACCCTTTGGATCCACAAGAATCTCTCCGTAAGAATTTCTGAAAACAGGAAACGCTGAAACGACTTCAAGCATTTCAACTCTTCCATCGTCAAAAAAGTACTTGATTTCCTTTCCGATGTTCTTCTCATAAAGTGACTGAACACTATCACCGGGAATGAAGTTGATCAGCGTGCTTTTCGGTACGTCCTGCACCGAAAGAGTCTCGGGAGAGACCTGGATCCCAAATGGCACCTCTATGACAGCTGCTCCTTCCTCAAATGTCAGCTCTCCCGTCAAAATCGAGAATCCGTTGAAGATATACAGATGTTCAGCAAAAGAAACAACAGCAAGAAAAGCAAGTAATGCAAAAGTAATTCCCTTTCTCATTTTTCACCTCCACTTCTCACCAGATCTCTCCATTCTCACCGATAATCTCGATGCCATTCCATATAATGCGTTGCCAAACCGACTGAAGGAGTGAATCCAGTTCACCTCTCTCGTTTGTGACAATACTTACCGTTAATTCCGCCTCTTGCTTCGAATCATGTTTCCCAGTTTCGACGACGGAAGCGTTGAAGTTCTTTCTGAGATCACTGATTAGAGGTCTAATAACCGCGCGCTTCTCCTTCAGAGAACCGATCCCGTATAGTCGTAACAGATATGTCATGTAACCTACGTGCATCTCACCCTCCAGGTTTCTGAAGTCTCAAGTCTATGACATTTATCGCTCAGCTACCGTTCAAAAGAAAGCGGGGGAGAACCCCCGCTTGACTGACTGTCTCGTTATTACTTCTGCTGTTCTTCGAGCTCTCTTTGTCTCTCCAGAATGATTTTCTGCTGGACATCGGGCGGCGTTTCCTGATAACCATTGAATCTCATGGTGAAGTAACCTCTCCCGCTGGTTATTGAGCTTAATTTGTTCGCAAAATCAAGCATCTCTGCAAGCGGGACCTGAGCAACGACTTTCGAAGTACCCTTCCCTTGAGGTTCCATACCCATTGGTCTGCCTCTTCTAGAAGTTATCTCACCCATTATATCGCCCGTCGCTTCTTCGGGAACGAAGACATCGACATCCATCAAAGGTTCAAGAATTACCGGACTGGCTTCTCCCATACCATTCTTGAAGGCCTGCCTGGCAGCTATCTGGAAAGACATATCCGAAGAGTCTACATCGTGGTAAGAACCGTAGAAAAGCGTAACTTTCGCATCGACTACTGGATAAGAAGCCAGCACGCCCTTCTTCATAGCCTCAACTACACCCTTCTCGACAGCTGGTATGTAGTTCTTTGGAACGACTCCACCAACGATTTTATCTATGAACTCAAAACCACCGCCACGCTCATTCGGCTCAATCTTTATCTGAACGTGTCCATATTGACCATGTCCCCCGGTCTGTTTTTTGTGCTTATACTCAGCTTCTACAACTTTTCTGACAGTCTCTCTGTATGCAATCTTTGGTTTTCCAACTTCGACATCAACAGAGAATAGTTTCTTCAGCCTTTCTATCATTATTTCAAGATGTACAGAACCAAGACCGCTGATGACTGTTTCATTGGTTTCGGGATCATTTTCCCACTTAAAAGTCGGGTCGGATTCAGCCAGTCTTGCCAGACCTCCGCTTATCTTATCTATGTCTCCCTTCGATTTCGGCTGAATCGACTTTGAAATCATCGGTTCAGGCATCAAAGGAAGCTCAAGTGTCAACTGTCTATCCTTGTGAGCCACAGTGTTTCCTGCTGCGCTTTTCTTAAGTTTGCTAAGCTTGACAATGTCTCCAACTGTTGCTTCATCTACCTCAATTTCCTTTGTACCCTCTGGTAACATCACGTGGCCAACCTTCTCAGAGGAATCCTGATCGACAACAACAAAGGAGTCCCCTTGCTTCAGAGTACCGGAGAGTATCTTCATAAAAGTTAGCTTCCCAACGAATGGATCAACGACAGACTTGAAGATGTAGGCCACAAGAGGTTCCTCTTCGTCAGGCTTCACTTCAATTCTCTCGCCAGACAGGAGTCTAGCTGGTTTCACCGAAGTCTCAGAAGGTTTTCTGCCTACTTCAATCACGAACTCCAGGAGCTGCTGAATTCCGATGTTCTTTGCGGCCGAACCTAGTAGGACCGGTATTACTTCATTCGCCAGGTAGGCCTTTCTAAAGGCTGAAAGCAGTTCTTCAGTTGAGAGTTCTTCTCCCTCCAGATACTTCATCATCAGTTCTTCGTCGTTCTGGACGATATCCTCAATCATTTTCGTTCTTGCCTCTGCGGCAGAAGATTGCAGATCTGCGGGGATATCTTCTTCTCTGCATGTTCCTCCGTCTTCAACAACAAATGCCCTCATCTTCAAAAGATCTACTAGACCTCTAAAGCCGTCTTCCTTTCCTATCGGTAGCTGAACGAGAACTGGCGTTCTTTCAAAAGTGTCTGCAATGTCTGTAAGGGTCTCTTCATAGCCGGATCTTTCCTTGTCCATCATGTTGAAGAAGGCAATTATTCCTTTTCCAAGCTCCTTTGCGATTGTCCCGAACCTTTCTGTCTGTATCTCTAGCCCGGCTGTTGAGTTTATGACCGCCACAATATTCTCTGACGCAAAGATACCGTTTGCAGTCTCTGCATAGAAGTCCGACATGCCGGGGGTATCGATAACATAGATTCTGCTGTCGTTATGGGGTAAACTTGTGACTCCCATAGAGAAACTTGCTTTCTTCTCCTTTTCGACTTCTTCAGAATCAGTTGCCAGGATGCCTA
It contains:
- a CDS encoding HD domain-containing protein: MNIEYDTLIEVVRERARRMCSEERLKHVLGVERLARKLSRIYGVDSSKAGLVAVSHDIFRDYDEDELIRLSIFFGIETTEIERIAPVLLHGKIAASYLREEHGVEEDVFQALYWHVSGIPGMTLLGKILMVSDVGEEGRSFPEALQIRKAAELDLEKSFADVIRLKIAWAIKTGSLLLPETVWTWNEILGGANHVSN
- a CDS encoding DUF503 domain-containing protein; the encoded protein is MHVGYMTYLLRLYGIGSLKEKRAVIRPLISDLRKNFNASVVETGKHDSKQEAELTVSIVTNERGELDSLLQSVWQRIIWNGIEIIGENGEIW
- a CDS encoding elongation factor G — translated: MDKIPIDAKRDITLIGHHGSGKTQIVDAMLFNAKLIDRIGILATDSEEVEKEKKASFSMGVTSLPHNDSRIYVIDTPGMSDFYAETANGIFASENIVAVINSTAGLEIQTERFGTIAKELGKGIIAFFNMMDKERSGYEETLTDIADTFERTPVLVQLPIGKEDGFRGLVDLLKMRAFVVEDGGTCREEDIPADLQSSAAEARTKMIEDIVQNDEELMMKYLEGEELSTEELLSAFRKAYLANEVIPVLLGSAAKNIGIQQLLEFVIEVGRKPSETSVKPARLLSGERIEVKPDEEEPLVAYIFKSVVDPFVGKLTFMKILSGTLKQGDSFVVVDQDSSEKVGHVMLPEGTKEIEVDEATVGDIVKLSKLKKSAAGNTVAHKDRQLTLELPLMPEPMISKSIQPKSKGDIDKISGGLARLAESDPTFKWENDPETNETVISGLGSVHLEIMIERLKKLFSVDVEVGKPKIAYRETVRKVVEAEYKHKKQTGGHGQYGHVQIKIEPNERGGGFEFIDKIVGGVVPKNYIPAVEKGVVEAMKKGVLASYPVVDAKVTLFYGSYHDVDSSDMSFQIAARQAFKNGMGEASPVILEPLMDVDVFVPEEATGDIMGEITSRRGRPMGMEPQGKGTSKVVAQVPLAEMLDFANKLSSITSGRGYFTMRFNGYQETPPDVQQKIILERQRELEEQQK